In the genome of Chiloscyllium plagiosum isolate BGI_BamShark_2017 chromosome 22, ASM401019v2, whole genome shotgun sequence, one region contains:
- the ankrd22 gene encoding ankyrin repeat domain-containing protein 22 isoform X2, which produces MLMHSQTNWLVDLFQKPICQAAYENNFEELRKLLQENRDVNAQDDCYGDTPIIAACRAGRVEMVQYLLRKAANVNIKNKERTCLHYAVKRKFSFLDYLLIIILMPVLLLGYIIMESKKSRNEALIKMLLNAKVDINATDDKGNSALHYACQMKSKRIVSILARANADTSIANKNGETPLDIATRLKFPQIVAMLQKES; this is translated from the exons ccaatttgCCAAGCTGCTTATGAAAACAATTTTGAAGAGCTGAGGAAGCTGCTGCAGGAAAACAGAGACGTGAATGCACAAGATGACTGTTATGGAGACACTCCCATCATCGCTGCATGTCGAGCTGGTCGTGTTGAAATGGTGCAGTATCTTTTAAGAAAAGCAGCCAATGTCAATATCAAAAACAAG GAACGAACATGTTTACATTATGCTGTCAAGAGGAAATTCTCCTTTCTGGATTACTTGCTGATCATTATCTTGATGCCTGTTCTGCTTTTGGGCTACATTATAATG GAATCAAAGAAGAGTCGGAATGAAGCATTGATCAAGATGTTGTTGAATGCTAAAGTGGATATAAATGCAACTGATGAT AAAGGTAATTCAGCACTTCATTATGCCTGTCAAATGAAGAGTAAAAGGATTGTGTCTATTCTTGCTCGAGCAAATGCAGATACATCTATTGCTAATAAG aatggagaAACACCTCTGGATATTGCTACACGCCTAAAGTTTCCACAGATTGTTGCTATGCTACAGAAGGAATCATAA
- the ankrd22 gene encoding ankyrin repeat domain-containing protein 22 isoform X1: MLMHSQTNWLVDLFQKPICQAAYENNFEELRKLLQENRDVNAQDDCYGDTPIIAACRAGRVEMVQYLLRKAANVNIKNKKERTCLHYAVKRKFSFLDYLLIIILMPVLLLGYIIMESKKSRNEALIKMLLNAKVDINATDDKGNSALHYACQMKSKRIVSILARANADTSIANKNGETPLDIATRLKFPQIVAMLQKES; the protein is encoded by the exons ccaatttgCCAAGCTGCTTATGAAAACAATTTTGAAGAGCTGAGGAAGCTGCTGCAGGAAAACAGAGACGTGAATGCACAAGATGACTGTTATGGAGACACTCCCATCATCGCTGCATGTCGAGCTGGTCGTGTTGAAATGGTGCAGTATCTTTTAAGAAAAGCAGCCAATGTCAATATCAAAAACAAG AAGGAACGAACATGTTTACATTATGCTGTCAAGAGGAAATTCTCCTTTCTGGATTACTTGCTGATCATTATCTTGATGCCTGTTCTGCTTTTGGGCTACATTATAATG GAATCAAAGAAGAGTCGGAATGAAGCATTGATCAAGATGTTGTTGAATGCTAAAGTGGATATAAATGCAACTGATGAT AAAGGTAATTCAGCACTTCATTATGCCTGTCAAATGAAGAGTAAAAGGATTGTGTCTATTCTTGCTCGAGCAAATGCAGATACATCTATTGCTAATAAG aatggagaAACACCTCTGGATATTGCTACACGCCTAAAGTTTCCACAGATTGTTGCTATGCTACAGAAGGAATCATAA
- the ankrd22 gene encoding ankyrin repeat domain-containing protein 22 isoform X3 yields MGIFYSEPICQAAYENNFEELRKLLQENRDVNAQDDCYGDTPIIAACRAGRVEMVQYLLRKAANVNIKNKKERTCLHYAVKRKFSFLDYLLIIILMPVLLLGYIIMESKKSRNEALIKMLLNAKVDINATDDKGNSALHYACQMKSKRIVSILARANADTSIANKNGETPLDIATRLKFPQIVAMLQKES; encoded by the exons ATGGGAATCTTTTATTCGGAG ccaatttgCCAAGCTGCTTATGAAAACAATTTTGAAGAGCTGAGGAAGCTGCTGCAGGAAAACAGAGACGTGAATGCACAAGATGACTGTTATGGAGACACTCCCATCATCGCTGCATGTCGAGCTGGTCGTGTTGAAATGGTGCAGTATCTTTTAAGAAAAGCAGCCAATGTCAATATCAAAAACAAG AAGGAACGAACATGTTTACATTATGCTGTCAAGAGGAAATTCTCCTTTCTGGATTACTTGCTGATCATTATCTTGATGCCTGTTCTGCTTTTGGGCTACATTATAATG GAATCAAAGAAGAGTCGGAATGAAGCATTGATCAAGATGTTGTTGAATGCTAAAGTGGATATAAATGCAACTGATGAT AAAGGTAATTCAGCACTTCATTATGCCTGTCAAATGAAGAGTAAAAGGATTGTGTCTATTCTTGCTCGAGCAAATGCAGATACATCTATTGCTAATAAG aatggagaAACACCTCTGGATATTGCTACACGCCTAAAGTTTCCACAGATTGTTGCTATGCTACAGAAGGAATCATAA